In Heteronotia binoei isolate CCM8104 ecotype False Entrance Well chromosome 16, APGP_CSIRO_Hbin_v1, whole genome shotgun sequence, a single genomic region encodes these proteins:
- the FZD5 gene encoding frizzled-5 → MAGFSPSLGDTLLGLWLLLLEAPALVPAASKAIVCQEITVPMCKGIGYNLTYMPNQFNHDTQDEAGLEVHQFWPLVEIQCSPDLKFFLCSMYTPICLLDYAKPLPPCRSVCERAKSGCSPLMRQYGFAWPERMNCDKLPVLGNAEMLCMDYNRTEVTTLPPYFTKPTRPSKSGQIKLLPLSGQHSPGNCRRACQCQEPLVLISKETHPLYNKIETGSVRNCAVPCFQPYFTQDEKTFATFWIGLWSVLCFISTFTTVATFLIDMERFKYPERPIIFLSACYLFVSIGYIIRLVVGHANVACNQDYNHIHYETTGPALCTVVFLLIYFFGMASSIWWVILSLTWFLAAGMKWGNEAIASYSQYFHMAAWLIPSVKSIAVLALSSVDGDPVAGICYVGNQNPDKLRGFVLAPLVVYLFTGTMFLLAGFVSLFRIRSVIKQGGTKTDKLEKLMIRIGIFTVLYTVPATIVVACYIYEQHYREKWELAQNCSCPGDKQKPKPDYAVFMLKYFMCLVVGITSGVWIWSGKTLESWRRFTGRCCQSGKPVGTPMYSDANAALTARTGVPSSASYHKQVPFSHV, encoded by the coding sequence ATGGCCGGCTTCAGCCCCAGCCTGGGAGACACCCTGCTGGGCCTGTGGCTGCTCTTGCTGGAAGCCCCGGCTCTGGTGCCCGCCGCCTCCAAAGCCATCGTTTGCCAGGAGATCACCGTGCCCATGTGCAAGGGCATCGGCTACAACCTCACCTACATGCCCAACCAGTTCAACCACGACACCCAGGACGAAGCTGGCCTGGAGGTGCATCAGTTCTGGCCTCTGGTGGAGATCCAGTGCTCCCCGGACCTCAAGTTTTTCCTCTGCAGCATGTATACCCCCATCTGCCTGCTGGACTATGCCAAGCCCCTGCCCCCCTGCCGGTCGGTGTGCGAGAGGGCCAAGTCGGGTTGCTCCCCTCTCATGAGGCAGTACGGCTTCGCCTGGCCCGAGCGGATGAACTGTGACAAGCTGCCCGTCCTGGGCAACGCCGAGATGCTGTGCATGGATTACAACCGGACCGAGGTCACCACCTTGCCCCCCTATTTCACCAAACCCACCCGCCCCTCCAAGAGCGGCCAGATAAAACTCCTCCCGTTATCGGGCCAGCACTCACCCGGGAACTGCAGACGGGCTTGTCAGTGCCAAGAGCCCCTAGTGCTGATCTCCAAAGAAACCCACCCTCTCTACAACAAGATCGAGACGGGCAGCGTGCGCAACTGCGCCGTCCCCTGCTTCCAGCCCTACTTCACCCAGGACGAGAAGACCTTCGCCACTTTCTGGATTGGCCTGTGGTCCGTCCTCTGCTTCATCTCCACCTTCACCACGGTGGCCACTTTTCTGATCGACATGGAGAGGTTCAAGTACCCCGAGCGGCCCATTATCTTCTTGTCCGCCTGCTATCTCTTCGTGTCCATCGGCTACATCATCCGCCTGGTGGTGGGCCACGCCAACGTGGCCTGCAACCAAGATTACAACCACATCCACTACGAGACCACGGGGCCGGCCCTTTGCACTGTGGTCTTCCTCCTGATCTACTTCTTCGGCATGGCCAGCTCCATCTGGTGGGTCATCTTATCCCTCACCTGGTTCTTGGCGGCTGGGATGAAATGGGGGAACGAGGCCATCGCCAGCTATTCCCAGTATTTCCACATGGCCGCCTGGCTAATCCCCAGCGTGAAGTCCATTGCCGTGCTGGCCCTGAGCTCGGTGGACGGCGATCCGGTGGCCGGCATCTGCTACGTGGGCAACCAGAACCCTGACAAGCTCCGGGGTTTCGTCTTGGCACCTTTGGTGGTGTACCTTTTCACTGGGACCATGTTTCTGCTGGCAGGGTTCGTGTCCCTCTTCAGGATCCGGAGTGTGATCAAGCAAGGAGGCACCAAAACggacaagctggagaagctgatgATCCGGATAGGGATCTTCACGGTCCTATACACCGTCCCGGCGACCATTGTGGTGGCGTGCTACATCTACGAGCAGCACTACCGGGAGAAATGGGAGCTCGCCCAGAACTGTTCCTGCCCTGGGGACAAACAAAAACCGAAGCCCGATTATGCTGTCTTTATGTTGAAGTATTTCATGTGCCTGGTCGTGGGAATCACCTCCGGGGTCTGGATTTGGTCGGGCAAGACCCTGGAGTCTTGGAGGCGGTTCACCGGGAGGTGTTGCCAGAGCGGGAAGCCCGTGGGTACACCCATGTACAGCGACGCCAACGCGGCTCTGACGGCACGGACCGGGGTGCCCAGTTCGGCTTCCTACCATAAACAAGTCCCGTTCTCGCATGTATGA